One genomic window of Sphingobacterium oryzagri includes the following:
- the secE gene encoding preprotein translocase subunit SecE has protein sequence MAKVLDFFKESYIEVTEKVTWPTWAQLQSSAVVVLVASILIALLVFVMDKASSNLLELLYGITS, from the coding sequence ATGGCTAAAGTACTTGATTTTTTTAAAGAGTCCTACATCGAAGTTACCGAGAAGGTAACTTGGCCTACTTGGGCTCAATTGCAAAGCTCTGCAGTGGTAGTACTTGTAGCATCCATCTTGATTGCACTTCTTGTTTTCGTGATGGATAAAGCGTCAAGCAATCTATTAGAGTTGTTGTACGGAATTACCTCCTAA
- the tuf gene encoding elongation factor Tu, producing MAKEKFDRSKPHLNIGTIGHVDHGKTTTTAAITKVLADKGLSEARSFDSIDSAPEEKERGITINTAHVEYSTANRHYAHVDCPGHADYVKNMVTGAAQMDGAIIVVAATDGPMPQTREHILLARQVGVPALVVFMNKTDLVDDEELLDLVEMEVRELLSFYEFPGDDIPVVKGSALGALNGEPEWVDKIMELMDAVDNYIPIPPRLTELPFLMPIEDVFSITGRGTVATGRIERGVINSGDPVEILGMGAENLKSTVTGVEMFRKILDYGEAGDNVGLLLRGIEKTDIRRGMVICKPGTVTPHTDFKAEVYVLSKAEGGRHTPFFNKYRPQFYFRTTDVTGEISLPEGTEMVMPGDNITITVKLINAIAMEKGLRFAIREGGRTVGAGQVTEIVA from the coding sequence ATGGCAAAAGAGAAATTTGACCGTAGTAAACCACACTTAAACATTGGTACTATCGGTCACGTTGACCACGGTAAAACTACTACTACAGCCGCTATCACTAAAGTATTAGCTGATAAAGGTTTGTCAGAAGCTCGTTCATTTGATTCAATTGACTCTGCTCCTGAAGAGAAAGAGCGTGGTATCACAATTAATACTGCACACGTTGAGTACTCAACAGCTAACCGTCACTATGCGCACGTTGACTGTCCAGGTCACGCCGATTACGTGAAAAACATGGTTACTGGTGCTGCTCAGATGGATGGCGCGATCATCGTCGTAGCTGCTACTGACGGTCCTATGCCTCAAACACGTGAGCACATCCTTTTGGCTCGCCAAGTAGGTGTACCTGCTCTAGTTGTTTTCATGAACAAAACTGACTTAGTAGACGACGAAGAGTTATTAGACTTAGTTGAAATGGAAGTTCGTGAATTATTATCATTCTACGAATTCCCAGGTGATGATATTCCTGTAGTTAAAGGATCTGCATTAGGTGCGTTGAATGGCGAGCCTGAGTGGGTTGACAAAATCATGGAATTGATGGATGCTGTAGATAACTACATTCCAATTCCTCCACGTTTGACAGAGTTACCTTTCTTGATGCCTATCGAGGACGTATTCTCTATCACTGGTCGTGGTACAGTTGCTACAGGTCGTATCGAAAGAGGTGTAATCAACTCTGGTGATCCAGTTGAGATCTTAGGTATGGGTGCTGAGAACTTGAAATCTACAGTAACAGGTGTGGAGATGTTCCGTAAAATCTTAGATTACGGTGAAGCTGGTGATAACGTAGGTTTGTTGTTACGTGGTATTGAGAAAACTGATATCCGTCGTGGTATGGTTATCTGTAAACCAGGTACAGTAACGCCTCACACAGATTTCAAAGCTGAGGTTTACGTATTGTCAAAAGCAGAAGGTGGTCGTCACACACCATTCTTCAACAAATACCGTCCGCAGTTCTATTTCCGTACGACTGACGTAACAGGTGAAATTTCTTTACCAGAAGGTACTGAGATGGTTATGCCTGGTGATAACATCACCATTACAGTGAAGTTGATCAACGCGATCGCAATGGAAAAAGGTCTACGTTTCGCTATCCGTGAGGGTGGTAGAACAGTAGGTGCTGGTCAGGTAACTGAAATCGTAGCGTAA
- a CDS encoding BamA/TamA family outer membrane protein, translated as MKLTLNFKNILCYALFSSLFFAPPARAQENNIVQKLIKQFLSAENDSSRAGSLIILPAVGYAQESGFEYGIAGTYNFFLDKDDLESRTSNITLIGTLTTERQKNIKLTSDIWTKNNDYHILSELRYRDWPFNFYGLGSDTWLADEDFIGQKLIRAKIDVEKLVASNLYAGVNLNYEHFRFEDPEMGGIFDQDNVLGKLGGQYLALGVSSLYDTRNNTTYTTQGFYARLKYDYSPNFFGGDNFTGSELEADLRVFKQVAPPLTLAGQVVYRGTYGKNVPFYAYRDLGGDMTMRGYYLGRYKDKNYATAQAELRYRFMARFGVVGFAGTGGTFSPEHSLRLVPSFGAGIRYFFSLEHNSTIRFDYALGEKRPGETRQKGFYLSISEAF; from the coding sequence ATGAAATTAACATTGAACTTTAAAAACATCCTTTGCTACGCACTGTTTTCTTCTCTTTTTTTTGCCCCACCTGCCCGTGCCCAAGAAAATAATATTGTCCAAAAACTGATCAAACAATTTCTTTCGGCGGAGAACGATTCCAGCCGTGCAGGCAGCCTGATCATCCTCCCGGCAGTTGGTTATGCCCAAGAGTCGGGGTTTGAATATGGAATAGCCGGAACGTATAATTTTTTTTTGGATAAAGACGATCTCGAAAGCCGCACCTCCAATATCACGCTGATCGGTACATTGACTACCGAAAGACAAAAGAATATCAAACTGACTTCTGATATATGGACCAAGAATAACGACTATCATATTTTGTCTGAATTGCGTTACCGCGACTGGCCATTTAACTTTTACGGCCTGGGATCAGACACCTGGCTTGCCGACGAAGATTTTATTGGCCAAAAACTTATCCGCGCCAAAATAGACGTCGAAAAGCTGGTGGCATCCAACTTATATGCTGGTGTGAATCTTAATTATGAACATTTTCGTTTCGAAGATCCAGAAATGGGCGGTATTTTCGATCAGGATAACGTGTTGGGAAAGCTCGGCGGCCAATACCTCGCCCTGGGCGTATCGTCTTTGTATGATACCCGGAACAATACCACCTACACAACTCAAGGTTTTTACGCCCGCTTAAAATACGACTATTCGCCAAACTTCTTTGGAGGCGACAATTTTACCGGAAGCGAACTGGAAGCCGATCTACGGGTGTTCAAACAGGTAGCGCCGCCGCTTACGCTGGCCGGACAAGTGGTTTATCGCGGCACTTACGGTAAAAATGTGCCTTTCTACGCTTATCGTGACCTTGGCGGCGATATGACGATGCGCGGCTATTACCTGGGTCGATATAAAGATAAAAATTACGCCACAGCACAAGCCGAACTGCGTTATCGTTTTATGGCTCGCTTTGGTGTTGTGGGCTTTGCCGGAACAGGCGGCACCTTCTCGCCGGAGCACAGCCTTCGATTGGTACCTAGCTTTGGTGCCGGCATCCGTTATTTCTTTAGTCTGGAACACAACAGCACTATACGCTTTGACTATGCATTGGGAGAAAAAAGACCGGGAGAAACAAGACAAAAAGGCTTTTACTTAAGCATCAGCGAAGCTTTCTAA
- a CDS encoding sensor histidine kinase yields the protein MRRSGFYFFLKIIFLSAVSVGIAYLLFQKLYLYSALLFFFWLIIGHRWFSAERKLLEHVLDFAEAVRYRDFTRRFAVKQPETMEGKLFSAFNQINQVYKQISIDKEIQHQYLNKVINMLDSAIIFYQADTGKVIWINDAFKQLFQTPHLGNIHGLTKRHQDLYEKTIHMKLGMQQMETASSAVGKIKLLMHGSEFDTQDGTFRIVVYQNINEAIDATETKAWQKLLRVLTHEIMNSIAPISSLAETLHDRLEQGYGEEDTDDLKVGIYTIKRRSEGLLQFAKSYRLINRVDEPDLHDIQLKVLFENIYQLLEPTLLQKNIEFDIILKDTRLLIKADINLLEQALINLLLNAIEAVKDVESPYISISGSSRDGFTVVRVQDNGCGMPSEIQEQIFTPFFTTKKSGSGVGLTLSKQIMLLHKGNLYVESQENKGSAFILQFPA from the coding sequence ATGAGACGTTCCGGATTTTACTTTTTTTTGAAGATCATCTTTCTATCAGCGGTGTCGGTGGGTATTGCTTACTTGCTTTTTCAAAAGTTGTATTTGTACAGTGCCTTGCTTTTCTTTTTCTGGCTGATTATCGGGCATCGCTGGTTTAGTGCCGAGCGAAAATTGCTGGAGCATGTGCTCGATTTTGCAGAAGCTGTACGTTACCGCGATTTTACCAGACGCTTTGCGGTGAAGCAACCGGAAACCATGGAAGGCAAGCTTTTTTCGGCATTCAATCAGATCAATCAAGTATATAAGCAGATCAGTATCGATAAAGAAATTCAGCATCAGTACCTCAATAAAGTTATCAATATGCTGGATTCGGCCATTATTTTTTATCAGGCCGATACGGGTAAGGTGATTTGGATTAACGATGCCTTCAAGCAACTTTTTCAAACGCCCCATTTGGGCAATATACACGGACTAACCAAACGCCACCAGGACCTGTACGAAAAGACGATCCACATGAAACTAGGCATGCAGCAAATGGAAACGGCAAGTTCGGCTGTCGGGAAAATTAAATTGCTGATGCATGGCTCTGAGTTTGATACCCAGGATGGAACGTTCCGGATTGTGGTTTACCAAAACATCAACGAAGCAATTGATGCGACCGAAACTAAGGCTTGGCAAAAACTGTTGCGCGTATTGACCCATGAAATCATGAATTCTATTGCACCCATTAGTTCGCTGGCCGAAACGCTGCACGATAGACTGGAACAAGGGTATGGCGAAGAGGATACCGACGATTTAAAAGTGGGTATATACACTATCAAACGCCGTAGCGAAGGCTTGTTGCAATTTGCCAAAAGCTATCGCCTGATCAATCGGGTAGACGAACCTGATTTGCACGACATTCAGTTAAAAGTACTCTTTGAAAATATTTACCAATTGCTGGAACCTACGCTGCTGCAAAAGAATATCGAGTTTGATATTATCCTAAAAGATACCCGTTTATTGATTAAAGCCGACATCAATTTGTTGGAGCAAGCATTGATTAATTTGCTGCTTAACGCAATTGAGGCGGTCAAGGATGTGGAATCGCCTTATATCAGTATTTCCGGATCTAGCCGCGACGGGTTTACCGTGGTACGTGTGCAGGACAATGGATGCGGTATGCCATCGGAGATTCAGGAACAGATTTTTACACCATTTTTCACGACCAAAAAATCCGGTAGCGGTGTGGGGCTTACGCTAAGCAAGCAGATTATGCTGTTACATAAAGGAAACCTCTATGTCGAGAGTCAAGAAAACAAAGGGAGTGCCTTTATTCTGCAATTTCCGGCATAA
- a CDS encoding sigma-54-dependent transcriptional regulator — MKKATVLIVDDDQDLLTAVRILLRPKVKQVLVEKNPENLMHILGREAVDMVLLDMNFKSAIHTGNEGLYWLGKIKSAYPHIKVVMITAYGAVDLAVRSLKQGASDFIVKPWQNELLLQTLSTVFDEIKVAGDVKPLIGKQRDEIDLVGKSAIMEDLQYKMDKVAPTEANILILGENGTGKDLIAQALHRRSLRTKSPYIKVDVGALTDTLFESELFGYKKGAFTDAREDRQGRFEAAHGGTLFLDEIGNISLQQQAKLLSVLQNRQVIPLGSYQAIPVDIRLLSATNVPLKMLADESRFRKDLIYRINTVEIQVPPLRNRGDDIILLANYFLDFYNRKYHKSIEGLEREALQKLKNYHFPGNVRELQYSLERAVIMAEQQSIRDVDILFSPIEQEAVAEANMASAIASNQSLEEMERKAIQSAIERYSGNISKAARELGLTRAALYRRMEKYDI, encoded by the coding sequence ATGAAGAAAGCCACCGTATTAATCGTAGATGATGATCAAGATCTGTTAACCGCCGTACGCATATTGTTAAGACCTAAGGTTAAACAGGTACTTGTGGAAAAGAATCCAGAAAATCTGATGCATATTTTGGGTCGTGAGGCTGTAGATATGGTTTTGCTGGATATGAACTTTAAAAGTGCCATCCATACCGGTAATGAAGGCTTGTATTGGTTGGGAAAAATAAAAAGTGCCTATCCGCATATCAAGGTCGTCATGATTACCGCTTATGGTGCCGTAGATCTTGCGGTGCGATCACTTAAGCAGGGTGCGTCTGACTTTATCGTGAAACCTTGGCAAAACGAGCTTTTGCTGCAAACTTTATCTACGGTATTCGACGAAATCAAAGTCGCTGGCGATGTAAAACCGCTGATCGGTAAACAGCGCGATGAAATTGATTTGGTCGGTAAATCAGCCATTATGGAAGATTTGCAATACAAAATGGATAAAGTGGCGCCGACGGAGGCCAATATCCTGATCTTAGGCGAAAATGGAACCGGTAAAGACTTAATCGCGCAGGCTTTACATCGTCGGTCGCTGCGCACGAAGAGCCCTTATATTAAGGTAGATGTTGGTGCGCTAACGGATACGCTCTTTGAGAGTGAGTTGTTTGGTTATAAAAAAGGAGCATTTACCGATGCCCGTGAAGACCGGCAAGGTCGGTTTGAAGCGGCGCACGGTGGAACGTTGTTTTTAGATGAGATCGGAAATATTAGCTTGCAGCAGCAGGCTAAGTTACTGAGCGTTTTGCAAAACCGGCAAGTAATCCCTCTAGGATCCTATCAAGCAATACCAGTTGATATTCGCCTGCTCAGTGCGACAAACGTGCCACTTAAGATGTTGGCAGACGAAAGTCGTTTCCGTAAGGATTTAATCTACCGGATCAATACCGTGGAAATTCAGGTGCCGCCATTGCGCAACCGTGGCGATGATATTATTTTGTTGGCCAATTATTTCTTAGATTTTTATAACCGAAAATACCATAAAAGTATAGAGGGCTTAGAGCGTGAAGCGTTGCAAAAGCTTAAAAATTACCACTTTCCAGGAAATGTACGCGAATTGCAGTATAGTTTGGAGCGTGCCGTTATTATGGCTGAGCAGCAAAGTATTCGTGACGTGGATATCCTTTTTTCGCCGATTGAGCAGGAAGCTGTAGCAGAGGCTAATATGGCGTCTGCCATCGCGTCCAATCAGAGTTTGGAAGAAATGGAGCGAAAGGCCATTCAATCGGCCATTGAGCGCTACAGCGGCAATATCAGTAAAGCGGCGCGCGAGTTGGGGCTTACACGGGCAGCCTTGTACAGACGTATGGAGAAATATGATATTTAA
- a CDS encoding TolC family protein has product MKNFVRATLLIIVYCSSLHLVSGQTSQQLSLAECVAIAIKNNPGLQRSELELSRNQVNYKQAHYNRLPSVNGRVSHGYNEGRSINTTTNQFVDNNYYSGNQSLSLSAPIFRGLAILHDIRRKANAREAGKYEFESAINELKLDVIEAYILVQTSRDMLLQAERQLAVTQESLRRATVMQGEGAMNPGDYHDIRGQLFLEQNTLESTKQELYNNEARLANLLYMSVEELPALAPLPLPADAATSSGSALYEQALIALPDFKALDWRIREAEQTIKVTKADFYPSLSLDAGIQSIYSSVDVLGYNYWQQLVNYPSKGVSLTLSVPIFNQMRVRSQVKLAKLDLDEARWNKKIQENRVREATATTVFNLVTLKKNVRNLQEQEVSYEEAFRVAQVHFDAGNSNSLLLLTAKNKLDSTRNDLLIKQYQWLLQKYINDYYAGLLEL; this is encoded by the coding sequence ATGAAAAATTTTGTCAGAGCCACCTTATTGATTATCGTTTATTGTAGTAGTTTGCATTTGGTTAGCGGGCAGACGTCACAGCAACTGTCCTTGGCAGAATGTGTTGCGATAGCGATAAAGAATAATCCAGGCTTGCAACGGTCCGAGCTGGAGCTATCACGCAATCAGGTAAATTATAAACAAGCACACTACAACAGGCTTCCATCGGTAAATGGTCGTGTATCGCATGGTTATAACGAAGGGCGAAGCATCAATACGACGACCAACCAGTTTGTGGACAACAATTATTATTCCGGCAATCAGTCGCTGTCGCTCAGTGCACCTATCTTTCGCGGTTTAGCGATCTTACACGATATTCGCAGAAAAGCCAATGCCCGTGAAGCTGGCAAATATGAATTTGAAAGCGCAATAAATGAGCTGAAGCTCGACGTAATTGAAGCGTATATACTGGTGCAGACCTCGCGTGATATGTTGCTTCAAGCGGAAAGACAACTGGCCGTAACGCAGGAAAGCTTGCGTCGTGCCACCGTTATGCAAGGCGAGGGGGCAATGAATCCCGGCGACTACCACGATATACGCGGACAGTTGTTTTTGGAACAAAATACATTGGAAAGTACAAAACAGGAGCTTTATAACAATGAAGCTCGGCTAGCGAACTTATTGTATATGAGTGTAGAAGAACTGCCCGCCTTAGCGCCGTTGCCGTTGCCTGCCGATGCGGCAACCTCATCTGGATCGGCGCTCTACGAGCAGGCATTAATCGCGCTGCCCGATTTTAAAGCGTTGGATTGGCGCATTCGCGAAGCCGAGCAAACCATTAAAGTCACAAAGGCAGATTTCTATCCCAGCCTTTCGCTGGATGCGGGTATTCAGTCGATCTATTCAAGCGTAGATGTCTTGGGTTACAACTATTGGCAGCAGCTGGTTAATTATCCATCAAAGGGTGTTTCCTTAACATTAAGCGTGCCCATTTTTAATCAGATGAGGGTACGTAGCCAGGTGAAGCTTGCTAAGCTCGATCTGGATGAAGCGCGCTGGAACAAAAAGATTCAGGAAAACAGGGTACGTGAAGCAACGGCTACCACCGTTTTTAACCTGGTCACACTCAAAAAAAATGTGCGAAACCTGCAAGAGCAGGAGGTCAGTTACGAAGAGGCATTCCGGGTCGCACAAGTGCATTTTGATGCGGGAAATAGTAACTCTTTACTACTCCTGACAGCGAAAAATAAGTTAGACAGCACACGTAACGACCTCTTGATCAAGCAGTATCAATGGTTGTTGCAAAAATATATCAATGACTATTATGCTGGTTTATTGGAATTGTAA
- a CDS encoding efflux RND transporter periplasmic adaptor subunit: protein MDRPIEQKKWNTRRILTLVGIVAVAGLIGASYYFTSGNSKLNVEADRISIVEVKEGTFQEFIPINGTVLPISSIYLDASVGGRVEEKLVEDGAILKKGDAIMRLSNTDQELSLVNQETQVLNLLTQAQIARTNAEQVSINNRNQMADVEQAYREAERIYRLNAKLYAEKAIGSQEYQKSLNEYNYQKQRVTLTKQILRQDSISSSQKANQDRETYQRTQSALQLMQQKVGDLIVRAPVDGQLTSFDAEIGQNKNAGERLGQIDVLTGFKVRAEIDEHYINRIFTEQVGQFSISGKNYQLKIKKVYTQVTNGRFQVDMEFVGEIPKGIRRGQTLQIRLALSDETKALLLAKGGFYQQTGGNWIFKLDKNGGTAYRVDVQLGRQNPEYYEVLSGLEPGDKVIVSSYETYDKIQELNIR from the coding sequence ATGGATAGACCGATAGAACAAAAGAAATGGAATACGAGACGCATTTTAACGCTCGTGGGTATCGTAGCGGTAGCCGGCTTGATTGGCGCAAGTTATTACTTCACCAGTGGTAATAGCAAGCTGAATGTCGAGGCAGATCGCATCAGTATCGTGGAAGTGAAGGAAGGAACATTTCAGGAGTTTATCCCGATCAACGGAACGGTATTGCCGATCAGCAGCATATACCTGGATGCTTCGGTTGGTGGACGTGTGGAGGAAAAACTTGTGGAAGATGGCGCAATTCTTAAAAAAGGTGATGCCATTATGCGCTTGTCAAATACCGACCAGGAACTCAGCTTGGTCAATCAGGAGACGCAGGTGCTGAACCTATTGACCCAAGCACAGATTGCACGGACAAATGCCGAACAGGTTTCGATCAATAACCGCAACCAGATGGCTGATGTAGAACAAGCTTATCGGGAGGCTGAGCGTATTTACAGGCTTAACGCCAAGCTTTACGCAGAAAAGGCGATCGGGAGCCAGGAGTACCAGAAATCGCTTAACGAATATAACTACCAAAAGCAACGCGTTACGCTGACCAAGCAGATTTTACGTCAGGATTCTATTTCGTCGAGCCAAAAAGCTAACCAAGATCGGGAAACCTACCAGCGGACGCAAAGTGCGTTGCAGCTGATGCAACAAAAAGTAGGCGATCTGATCGTGCGCGCGCCGGTAGATGGTCAGCTGACGTCGTTTGATGCCGAGATCGGGCAAAATAAAAATGCAGGCGAGCGTTTGGGCCAAATTGACGTATTGACGGGTTTCAAAGTACGTGCGGAAATTGATGAACATTACATCAACCGTATTTTCACCGAACAAGTCGGCCAATTTTCGATCAGCGGCAAAAACTATCAGTTGAAGATCAAGAAGGTGTATACGCAGGTAACCAACGGCCGCTTTCAAGTGGATATGGAGTTTGTTGGCGAGATTCCGAAAGGCATTCGTCGCGGACAGACCTTACAAATACGCCTTGCGTTAAGCGACGAGACAAAAGCTTTACTGCTCGCGAAAGGTGGTTTTTACCAACAAACGGGTGGAAACTGGATCTTTAAATTGGATAAAAATGGTGGCACAGCCTACCGCGTAGATGTCCAACTGGGCAGGCAAAATCCAGAATATTATGAAGTGTTGAGCGGGTTGGAGCCTGGCGACAAGGTAATCGTGTCTAGCTACGAAACATACGACAAAATACAGGAATTGAACATTCGATAA
- a CDS encoding ABC transporter permease, whose amino-acid sequence MFKNFLKSAFRNLWKTKGYSFLNIFGLALGIAVTALIFLWVEDEVSWNDNFVNKKDIYITKSQQTYDGNINVFEATPGPFAKEFQREFPKVLHAGRLNWGSSNLFTVGEKQLYQFGYYADPEILSILSPEFLKGDLKSALKDPSNIVLSESAAKKLFGSTEVLGKTVKLDNNEVFNVSAVTKDFPKNSSFRYDWLIDFKKLIMSSPEFGYSNWGNNTVITLVLLAPTADLASVNEKLKFYIDDKQSSKEHVDKNFLYPMERWKMYNTFKQGVEQDGKIKSIRLFTAIAWLVLLIACINFMNLSTARSEKRSKEVAMRKIVGARRKSLIVQFLGESLVFAFIAGLLAIGFVQLALPVFNTFVYKELTVDLSNVQHLAFITAIVVACGLVSGSYPAFFLSSFAPLDTLKGGKRKAGSNNIVRKALVVTQFTAAIILMICTSIIYLQIQHAKNRDLGFDRSQVITTNIQGSMLEHMDVIKQELKATGSIESVGLSINDVLNVGSNTSGFEWDGKDPKSSILIGFTFVDPEFTDALHIKFKDGRNFRPNFQGDSSSILINESFAKLIQPDGLVAGKTIKMNGMAFTIAGVVDNYVYNDIYGTAEPLMLAPMHVGYAYGFSGGLINIKTKAGVDLQAVIRQMEGIFKKYNPDFPFSYKFLDETFDNYFSTEMMLQKLASLFAILAIIISCLGLLGLAAYSAEQRSREVSIRKVLGASVARLVKMLNYDFLILVSISCFLAFPIAWYFMSDWLKGYSYRMEMPWLIFPTIAALALIIALFTISTQALRAANANPTKTLRDN is encoded by the coding sequence ATGTTTAAAAACTTTTTAAAATCGGCCTTTAGAAATCTTTGGAAAACCAAAGGATATAGCTTTTTGAATATTTTTGGTTTGGCTTTAGGTATTGCCGTCACGGCTTTGATTTTCCTGTGGGTAGAAGACGAAGTATCCTGGAATGATAACTTTGTTAATAAAAAAGATATCTACATCACAAAATCTCAACAGACCTATGATGGAAATATTAATGTATTCGAAGCTACTCCTGGCCCATTCGCCAAGGAGTTTCAACGGGAGTTTCCAAAGGTGCTACATGCCGGAAGATTAAACTGGGGCAGCAGCAACCTCTTTACGGTAGGCGAAAAGCAACTCTATCAATTTGGCTATTATGCCGATCCAGAGATTCTTTCCATTTTATCTCCTGAATTTTTAAAAGGTGATTTAAAATCGGCTTTAAAAGATCCTAGTAATATTGTTTTAAGCGAGTCTGCAGCGAAAAAGCTTTTTGGAAGCACGGAAGTCCTTGGAAAAACAGTAAAACTTGACAACAACGAAGTCTTCAATGTGTCGGCTGTAACGAAAGATTTTCCAAAAAATTCGAGTTTCAGATACGATTGGTTGATTGATTTCAAAAAACTTATAATGTCATCACCAGAGTTTGGATATTCCAACTGGGGAAACAATACCGTGATCACCCTGGTGCTACTAGCCCCTACAGCAGACCTGGCCTCGGTAAATGAGAAACTAAAATTCTACATCGACGATAAACAAAGCTCCAAGGAGCATGTAGACAAGAATTTCCTGTATCCTATGGAACGCTGGAAAATGTACAATACCTTTAAACAAGGCGTTGAACAAGATGGAAAAATTAAAAGTATCCGATTATTCACGGCGATCGCTTGGCTCGTACTATTAATTGCCTGTATAAACTTTATGAATCTGTCCACCGCAAGATCCGAGAAAAGATCTAAAGAAGTAGCCATGCGCAAAATTGTCGGTGCACGGCGAAAATCATTGATAGTACAATTCTTGGGCGAATCTCTTGTTTTTGCATTTATTGCCGGGCTGCTCGCCATAGGTTTTGTTCAGTTGGCGCTTCCTGTATTCAATACTTTCGTTTACAAAGAGTTGACTGTCGATCTTAGTAACGTGCAACATCTTGCTTTTATTACAGCAATTGTTGTGGCATGCGGTTTGGTTTCAGGAAGCTATCCGGCATTTTTCCTCTCTTCGTTTGCGCCACTCGACACCTTGAAGGGCGGAAAAAGAAAAGCTGGCTCCAACAATATCGTCAGAAAAGCATTAGTTGTAACACAATTTACAGCAGCCATCATTTTAATGATCTGCACCTCGATTATCTACTTGCAAATACAGCACGCTAAAAATCGTGATCTCGGATTTGACCGCAGCCAGGTGATCACAACGAACATACAGGGAAGTATGTTGGAACATATGGATGTGATCAAGCAAGAGTTGAAAGCGACGGGAAGTATCGAATCCGTCGGATTAAGCATCAATGACGTCCTCAATGTCGGATCCAATACTTCCGGATTTGAATGGGACGGAAAAGATCCGAAATCATCTATCCTCATTGGGTTTACTTTCGTCGACCCGGAGTTTACGGATGCGTTGCACATAAAGTTTAAAGACGGCAGAAATTTTAGACCTAACTTTCAAGGAGATAGCTCTTCTATTCTGATCAACGAAAGCTTTGCCAAATTGATTCAGCCAGATGGCCTGGTAGCTGGAAAAACAATAAAAATGAACGGCATGGCATTCACTATAGCAGGTGTGGTAGACAACTATGTCTATAACGACATCTACGGTACCGCAGAGCCCTTGATGCTAGCACCAATGCATGTTGGCTACGCATATGGTTTTTCGGGAGGACTTATAAATATCAAAACCAAGGCAGGCGTTGACCTGCAAGCTGTCATCAGACAAATGGAAGGAATCTTCAAAAAATATAATCCTGATTTTCCCTTCAGCTACAAGTTTTTAGACGAGACATTCGATAATTACTTTAGCACCGAGATGATGCTTCAAAAGCTCGCCAGTTTATTTGCCATTCTTGCCATCATTATTTCTTGTCTGGGTTTACTCGGCCTTGCGGCTTACTCTGCGGAACAAAGATCGAGAGAAGTCAGCATCCGTAAAGTGCTGGGCGCTTCCGTTGCACGATTAGTTAAAATGCTAAATTACGACTTTTTAATTTTGGTCAGCATATCCTGTTTCCTTGCTTTTCCTATTGCCTGGTACTTTATGAGCGATTGGTTAAAAGGCTATAGTTACCGTATGGAGATGCCTTGGCTTATTTTTCCGACTATTGCAGCGCTGGCATTGATAATTGCCTTGTTCACCATCAGCACACAGGCGCTTCGGGCAGCAAATGCAAACCCGACAAAAACTTTACGCGATAACTAA